A single region of the Eleginops maclovinus isolate JMC-PN-2008 ecotype Puerto Natales chromosome 4, JC_Emac_rtc_rv5, whole genome shotgun sequence genome encodes:
- the tle3b gene encoding transducin-like enhancer protein 3-B isoform X5, which translates to MYPQGRHPAPHQPGQPGFKFTVAESCDRIKDEFQFLQAQYHSLKVEYDKLANEKTEMQRHYVMYYEMSYGLNIEMHKQTEIAKRLNAILAQIMPFLSQEHQQQVAQAVERAKQVTMTELNAIIGVRGLPNLPLTQQQLQAQHLSHAAHGPPVQLPPHPSGLQPPGLPPVTGAGSGLLALGALGSQAHLPVKDEKNHHDLEHRGPSSFHSPLANPLKERESSTNNSVSPSDSLRAASEKHRGSSDYSLDSKKRKVDDKDSMSRYDSDGDKSDDLVVDVSNEDPATPRASPAHSPPENGLDKSRVLKKDAAPNSPASVASSGSTPSSKAKDHAHNDKSSTPSLKSNTPTPRNEAPTPGTSTTPGLRPLTMGKPPGMEALAAPALRTPLSIAGSYASPFAMMGHHEMNGSLTSPGVYPGLISPQMSAAAAAAYGRSPIAGFDPHSHMRPGLPAGLASISGGKPAYSFHVSADGQMQPVPFPPDALIGPGIPRHARQINTLSHGEVVCAVTISNPTRHVYTGGKGCVKIWDISQPGSKSPVSQLDCLNRDNYIRSCKLLPDGRTLIVGGEASTLTIWDLASPTPRIKAELTSSAPACYALAISPDAKVCFSCCSDGNIAVWDLHNQTLVRQFQGHTDGASCIDISHDGTKLWTGGLDNTVRSWDLREGRQLQQHDFTSQIFSLGYCPTGEWLAVGMESSNVEVLHHTKPDKYQLHLHESCVLSLKFAYCGKWFVSTGKDNLLNAWRTPYGASIFQSKESSSVLSCDISADDKYIVTGSGDKKATVYEVIY; encoded by the exons ACTGAGATTGCCAAACGTCTCAATGCAATTCTGGCTCAGATCATGCCATTCTTGTCACAAGAG caccagcagcaggtgGCTCAGGCTGTTGAGCGAGCCAAGCAGGTGACCATGACCGAGCTGAATGCGATCATCGGGGTACGTGGACTTCCCAATCTGCCTCTGACT cagcagcagctccaggctCAGCACCTTTCTCACGCGGCCCATGGCCCCCCGGTCCAGCTGCCCCCCCACCCTTCAGGCCTGCAGCCCCCCGGACTCCCCCCTGTGACGGGCGCCGGCTCCGGCCTGCTGGCTCTAGGCGCTCTGGGCAGCCAGGCCCACCTGCCCGTAAAGGATGAGAAGAACCACCACGACCTGGAGCACAGA GGCCCCTCATCTTTTCACTCGCCCCTGGCCAATCCTCTGAAAGAGCGCGAGTCGAGCACG AATAACTCTGTATCACCGTCAGACAGCCTGCGGGCAGCGAGCGAGAAGCACCGCGGCTCTTCAGATTACAGCCTGGACTCCAAGAAACGCAAAGTGGATGACAAGGACAGCATGAGCCGATAT GACAGTGACGGAGACAAAAGTGACGATTTGGTGGTGGATGTTTCCAACGAG GATCCGGCCACCCCGCGAGCCAGCCCTGCTCACTCTCCTCCGGAGAACGGCCTGGATAAATCACGAGTCCTGAAGAAGGATGCTGCCCCCAACAGCCCCGCCTCCGTCGCCTCCTCGGGCAGCACGCCGTCCTCCAAAGCAAAGGACCACGCCCAT aaTGACAAGTCGTCCACACCGAGCCTGAAGTCCAACACACCCACACCGAGGAATGAGGCGCCAACGCCAGGAACCAGCACCACTCCAGGACTACGGCCTCTAACGATGGGCAAACCCCCCGGCATGGAGGCACTAG CGGCCCCCGCCCTGCGTACCCCTCTGTCCATCGCGGGTTCCTACGCCTCCCCGTTTGCGATGATGGGTCATCATGAGATGAACGGATCCCTGACCAGCCCGGGGGTCTATCCCGGTCTCATCTCCCCACAGATgagcgctgctgctgctgctgcctatGGACGCTCACCTATT GCGGGGTTTGACCCTCATTCTCACATGAGACCAGGCCTGCCAGCCGGCCTCGCATCCATCTCCGGAGGAAAACC GGCTTATTCTTTTCACGTTAGTGCAGATGGTCAGATGCAGCCCGTGCCCTTCCCTCCAGACGCACTGATAGGCCCGGGCATCCCACGCCACGCTCGCCAGATCAATACACTGAGCCACGGGGAGGTGGTGTGTGCCGTCACCATCAGCAACCCAACGCGTCACGTCTACACTGGCGGCAAGGGCTGTGTCAAGATCTGGGACATCAGCCAACCTGGAAGCAAGAGCCCAGTGTCCCAACTCGACTGCCTG AACAGGGACAATTACATCCGCTCCTGCAAGCTGTTGCCTGACGGCCGCACCTTGATAGTGGGGGGTGAGGCCAGCACGCTGACCATCTGGGACCTCGCCTCACCGACGCCCCGCATAAAGGCCGAGCTCACTTCCTCTGCCCCGGCCTGCTACGCACTGGCCATAAGCCCTGACGCCAAGGTGTGCTTCTCCTGCTGCTCGGATGGAAACATCGCCGTGTGGGATCTCCATAACCAGACCCTTGTCAG GCAGTTCCAGGGCCATACCGATGGAGCCAGCTGTATCGACATCTCCCACGACGGGACCAAACTGTGGACCGGAGGGCTCGACAACACTGTGCGCTCCTGGGATCTGAGGGAGGGACGGCAGCTCCAGCAGCACGACTTTACCTCACAG ATCTTCTCGCTGGGCTACTGTCCCACTGGAGAGTGGCTGGCTGTGGGCATGGAGAGCAGCAACGTGGAGGTGCTGCACCACACCAAGCCTGACAAGTACCAGCTGCACCTGCACGAAAGCTGTGTCCTCTCACTGAAGTTCGCTTACTGTG GTAAATGGTTTGTGAGCACGGGGAAGGACAATCTGCTGAACGCATGGAGGACTCCTTATGGTGCCAGCATATTCCAG TCGAAGGAGTCGTCCTCCGTCTTGAGCTGCGACATCTCTGCAGACGACAAATACATTGTGACAGGATCCGGGGACAAGAAGGCCACCGTCTACGAGGTCATCTACTAG
- the tle3b gene encoding transducin-like enhancer protein 3-B isoform X6 yields MYPQGRHPAPHQPGQPGFKFTVAESCDRIKDEFQFLQAQYHSLKVEYDKLANEKTEMQRHYVMYYEMSYGLNIEMHKQTEIAKRLNAILAQIMPFLSQEHQQQVAQAVERAKQVTMTELNAIIGVRGLPNLPLTQQLQAQHLSHAAHGPPVQLPPHPSGLQPPGLPPVTGAGSGLLALGALGSQAHLPVKDEKNHHDLEHRGPSSFHSPLANPLKERESSTNNSVSPSDSLRAASEKHRGSSDYSLDSKKRKVDDKDSMSRYDSDGDKSDDLVVDVSNEDPATPRASPAHSPPENGLDKSRVLKKDAAPNSPASVASSGSTPSSKAKDHAHNDKSSTPSLKSNTPTPRNEAPTPGTSTTPGLRPLTMGKPPGMEALAAPALRTPLSIAGSYASPFAMMGHHEMNGSLTSPGVYPGLISPQMSAAAAAAYGRSPIAGFDPHSHMRPGLPAGLASISGGKPAYSFHVSADGQMQPVPFPPDALIGPGIPRHARQINTLSHGEVVCAVTISNPTRHVYTGGKGCVKIWDISQPGSKSPVSQLDCLNRDNYIRSCKLLPDGRTLIVGGEASTLTIWDLASPTPRIKAELTSSAPACYALAISPDAKVCFSCCSDGNIAVWDLHNQTLVRQFQGHTDGASCIDISHDGTKLWTGGLDNTVRSWDLREGRQLQQHDFTSQIFSLGYCPTGEWLAVGMESSNVEVLHHTKPDKYQLHLHESCVLSLKFAYCGKWFVSTGKDNLLNAWRTPYGASIFQSKESSSVLSCDISADDKYIVTGSGDKKATVYEVIY; encoded by the exons ACTGAGATTGCCAAACGTCTCAATGCAATTCTGGCTCAGATCATGCCATTCTTGTCACAAGAG caccagcagcaggtgGCTCAGGCTGTTGAGCGAGCCAAGCAGGTGACCATGACCGAGCTGAATGCGATCATCGGGGTACGTGGACTTCCCAATCTGCCTCTGACT cagcagctccaggctCAGCACCTTTCTCACGCGGCCCATGGCCCCCCGGTCCAGCTGCCCCCCCACCCTTCAGGCCTGCAGCCCCCCGGACTCCCCCCTGTGACGGGCGCCGGCTCCGGCCTGCTGGCTCTAGGCGCTCTGGGCAGCCAGGCCCACCTGCCCGTAAAGGATGAGAAGAACCACCACGACCTGGAGCACAGA GGCCCCTCATCTTTTCACTCGCCCCTGGCCAATCCTCTGAAAGAGCGCGAGTCGAGCACG AATAACTCTGTATCACCGTCAGACAGCCTGCGGGCAGCGAGCGAGAAGCACCGCGGCTCTTCAGATTACAGCCTGGACTCCAAGAAACGCAAAGTGGATGACAAGGACAGCATGAGCCGATAT GACAGTGACGGAGACAAAAGTGACGATTTGGTGGTGGATGTTTCCAACGAG GATCCGGCCACCCCGCGAGCCAGCCCTGCTCACTCTCCTCCGGAGAACGGCCTGGATAAATCACGAGTCCTGAAGAAGGATGCTGCCCCCAACAGCCCCGCCTCCGTCGCCTCCTCGGGCAGCACGCCGTCCTCCAAAGCAAAGGACCACGCCCAT aaTGACAAGTCGTCCACACCGAGCCTGAAGTCCAACACACCCACACCGAGGAATGAGGCGCCAACGCCAGGAACCAGCACCACTCCAGGACTACGGCCTCTAACGATGGGCAAACCCCCCGGCATGGAGGCACTAG CGGCCCCCGCCCTGCGTACCCCTCTGTCCATCGCGGGTTCCTACGCCTCCCCGTTTGCGATGATGGGTCATCATGAGATGAACGGATCCCTGACCAGCCCGGGGGTCTATCCCGGTCTCATCTCCCCACAGATgagcgctgctgctgctgctgcctatGGACGCTCACCTATT GCGGGGTTTGACCCTCATTCTCACATGAGACCAGGCCTGCCAGCCGGCCTCGCATCCATCTCCGGAGGAAAACC GGCTTATTCTTTTCACGTTAGTGCAGATGGTCAGATGCAGCCCGTGCCCTTCCCTCCAGACGCACTGATAGGCCCGGGCATCCCACGCCACGCTCGCCAGATCAATACACTGAGCCACGGGGAGGTGGTGTGTGCCGTCACCATCAGCAACCCAACGCGTCACGTCTACACTGGCGGCAAGGGCTGTGTCAAGATCTGGGACATCAGCCAACCTGGAAGCAAGAGCCCAGTGTCCCAACTCGACTGCCTG AACAGGGACAATTACATCCGCTCCTGCAAGCTGTTGCCTGACGGCCGCACCTTGATAGTGGGGGGTGAGGCCAGCACGCTGACCATCTGGGACCTCGCCTCACCGACGCCCCGCATAAAGGCCGAGCTCACTTCCTCTGCCCCGGCCTGCTACGCACTGGCCATAAGCCCTGACGCCAAGGTGTGCTTCTCCTGCTGCTCGGATGGAAACATCGCCGTGTGGGATCTCCATAACCAGACCCTTGTCAG GCAGTTCCAGGGCCATACCGATGGAGCCAGCTGTATCGACATCTCCCACGACGGGACCAAACTGTGGACCGGAGGGCTCGACAACACTGTGCGCTCCTGGGATCTGAGGGAGGGACGGCAGCTCCAGCAGCACGACTTTACCTCACAG ATCTTCTCGCTGGGCTACTGTCCCACTGGAGAGTGGCTGGCTGTGGGCATGGAGAGCAGCAACGTGGAGGTGCTGCACCACACCAAGCCTGACAAGTACCAGCTGCACCTGCACGAAAGCTGTGTCCTCTCACTGAAGTTCGCTTACTGTG GTAAATGGTTTGTGAGCACGGGGAAGGACAATCTGCTGAACGCATGGAGGACTCCTTATGGTGCCAGCATATTCCAG TCGAAGGAGTCGTCCTCCGTCTTGAGCTGCGACATCTCTGCAGACGACAAATACATTGTGACAGGATCCGGGGACAAGAAGGCCACCGTCTACGAGGTCATCTACTAG
- the tle3b gene encoding transducin-like enhancer protein 3-B isoform X2, with product MYPQGRHPAPHQPGQPGFKFTVAESCDRIKDEFQFLQAQYHSLKVEYDKLANEKTEMQRHYVMYYEMSYGLNIEMHKQTEIAKRLNAILAQIMPFLSQEHQQQVAQAVERAKQVTMTELNAIIGVRGLPNLPLTQPPHSVYPAFMQQQLQAQHLSHAAHGPPVQLPPHPSGLQPPGLPPVTGAGSGLLALGALGSQAHLPVKDEKNHHDLEHRGPSSFHSPLANPLKERESSTNNSVSPSDSLRAASEKHRGSSDYSLDSKKRKVDDKDSMSRYDSDGDKSDDLVVDVSNEDPATPRASPAHSPPENGLDKSRVLKKDAAPNSPASVASSGSTPSSKAKDHAHNDKSSTPSLKSNTPTPRNEAPTPGTSTTPGLRPLTMGKPPGMEALAAPALRTPLSIAGSYASPFAMMGHHEMNGSLTSPGVYPGLISPQMSAAAAAAYGRSPIAGFDPHSHMRPGLPAGLASISGGKPAYSFHVSADGQMQPVPFPPDALIGPGIPRHARQINTLSHGEVVCAVTISNPTRHVYTGGKGCVKIWDISQPGSKSPVSQLDCLNRDNYIRSCKLLPDGRTLIVGGEASTLTIWDLASPTPRIKAELTSSAPACYALAISPDAKVCFSCCSDGNIAVWDLHNQTLVRQFQGHTDGASCIDISHDGTKLWTGGLDNTVRSWDLREGRQLQQHDFTSQIFSLGYCPTGEWLAVGMESSNVEVLHHTKPDKYQLHLHESCVLSLKFAYCGKWFVSTGKDNLLNAWRTPYGASIFQSKESSSVLSCDISADDKYIVTGSGDKKATVYEVIY from the exons ACTGAGATTGCCAAACGTCTCAATGCAATTCTGGCTCAGATCATGCCATTCTTGTCACAAGAG caccagcagcaggtgGCTCAGGCTGTTGAGCGAGCCAAGCAGGTGACCATGACCGAGCTGAATGCGATCATCGGGGTACGTGGACTTCCCAATCTGCCTCTGACT cagccgccTCATAGTGTCTACCCAGCATTCATG cagcagcagctccaggctCAGCACCTTTCTCACGCGGCCCATGGCCCCCCGGTCCAGCTGCCCCCCCACCCTTCAGGCCTGCAGCCCCCCGGACTCCCCCCTGTGACGGGCGCCGGCTCCGGCCTGCTGGCTCTAGGCGCTCTGGGCAGCCAGGCCCACCTGCCCGTAAAGGATGAGAAGAACCACCACGACCTGGAGCACAGA GGCCCCTCATCTTTTCACTCGCCCCTGGCCAATCCTCTGAAAGAGCGCGAGTCGAGCACG AATAACTCTGTATCACCGTCAGACAGCCTGCGGGCAGCGAGCGAGAAGCACCGCGGCTCTTCAGATTACAGCCTGGACTCCAAGAAACGCAAAGTGGATGACAAGGACAGCATGAGCCGATAT GACAGTGACGGAGACAAAAGTGACGATTTGGTGGTGGATGTTTCCAACGAG GATCCGGCCACCCCGCGAGCCAGCCCTGCTCACTCTCCTCCGGAGAACGGCCTGGATAAATCACGAGTCCTGAAGAAGGATGCTGCCCCCAACAGCCCCGCCTCCGTCGCCTCCTCGGGCAGCACGCCGTCCTCCAAAGCAAAGGACCACGCCCAT aaTGACAAGTCGTCCACACCGAGCCTGAAGTCCAACACACCCACACCGAGGAATGAGGCGCCAACGCCAGGAACCAGCACCACTCCAGGACTACGGCCTCTAACGATGGGCAAACCCCCCGGCATGGAGGCACTAG CGGCCCCCGCCCTGCGTACCCCTCTGTCCATCGCGGGTTCCTACGCCTCCCCGTTTGCGATGATGGGTCATCATGAGATGAACGGATCCCTGACCAGCCCGGGGGTCTATCCCGGTCTCATCTCCCCACAGATgagcgctgctgctgctgctgcctatGGACGCTCACCTATT GCGGGGTTTGACCCTCATTCTCACATGAGACCAGGCCTGCCAGCCGGCCTCGCATCCATCTCCGGAGGAAAACC GGCTTATTCTTTTCACGTTAGTGCAGATGGTCAGATGCAGCCCGTGCCCTTCCCTCCAGACGCACTGATAGGCCCGGGCATCCCACGCCACGCTCGCCAGATCAATACACTGAGCCACGGGGAGGTGGTGTGTGCCGTCACCATCAGCAACCCAACGCGTCACGTCTACACTGGCGGCAAGGGCTGTGTCAAGATCTGGGACATCAGCCAACCTGGAAGCAAGAGCCCAGTGTCCCAACTCGACTGCCTG AACAGGGACAATTACATCCGCTCCTGCAAGCTGTTGCCTGACGGCCGCACCTTGATAGTGGGGGGTGAGGCCAGCACGCTGACCATCTGGGACCTCGCCTCACCGACGCCCCGCATAAAGGCCGAGCTCACTTCCTCTGCCCCGGCCTGCTACGCACTGGCCATAAGCCCTGACGCCAAGGTGTGCTTCTCCTGCTGCTCGGATGGAAACATCGCCGTGTGGGATCTCCATAACCAGACCCTTGTCAG GCAGTTCCAGGGCCATACCGATGGAGCCAGCTGTATCGACATCTCCCACGACGGGACCAAACTGTGGACCGGAGGGCTCGACAACACTGTGCGCTCCTGGGATCTGAGGGAGGGACGGCAGCTCCAGCAGCACGACTTTACCTCACAG ATCTTCTCGCTGGGCTACTGTCCCACTGGAGAGTGGCTGGCTGTGGGCATGGAGAGCAGCAACGTGGAGGTGCTGCACCACACCAAGCCTGACAAGTACCAGCTGCACCTGCACGAAAGCTGTGTCCTCTCACTGAAGTTCGCTTACTGTG GTAAATGGTTTGTGAGCACGGGGAAGGACAATCTGCTGAACGCATGGAGGACTCCTTATGGTGCCAGCATATTCCAG TCGAAGGAGTCGTCCTCCGTCTTGAGCTGCGACATCTCTGCAGACGACAAATACATTGTGACAGGATCCGGGGACAAGAAGGCCACCGTCTACGAGGTCATCTACTAG
- the tle3b gene encoding transducin-like enhancer protein 3-B isoform X4 produces the protein MYPQGRHPAPHQPGQPGFKFTVAESCDRIKDEFQFLQAQYHSLKVEYDKLANEKTEMQRHYVMYYEMSYGLNIEMHKQTEIAKRLNAILAQIMPFLSQEHQQQVAQAVERAKQVTMTELNAIIGQQPPHSVYPAFMQQQLQAQHLSHAAHGPPVQLPPHPSGLQPPGLPPVTGAGSGLLALGALGSQAHLPVKDEKNHHDLEHRGPSSFHSPLANPLKERESSTNNSVSPSDSLRAASEKHRGSSDYSLDSKKRKVDDKDSMSRYDSDGDKSDDLVVDVSNEDPATPRASPAHSPPENGLDKSRVLKKDAAPNSPASVASSGSTPSSKAKDHAHNDKSSTPSLKSNTPTPRNEAPTPGTSTTPGLRPLTMGKPPGMEALAAPALRTPLSIAGSYASPFAMMGHHEMNGSLTSPGVYPGLISPQMSAAAAAAYGRSPIAGFDPHSHMRPGLPAGLASISGGKPAYSFHVSADGQMQPVPFPPDALIGPGIPRHARQINTLSHGEVVCAVTISNPTRHVYTGGKGCVKIWDISQPGSKSPVSQLDCLNRDNYIRSCKLLPDGRTLIVGGEASTLTIWDLASPTPRIKAELTSSAPACYALAISPDAKVCFSCCSDGNIAVWDLHNQTLVRQFQGHTDGASCIDISHDGTKLWTGGLDNTVRSWDLREGRQLQQHDFTSQIFSLGYCPTGEWLAVGMESSNVEVLHHTKPDKYQLHLHESCVLSLKFAYCGKWFVSTGKDNLLNAWRTPYGASIFQSKESSSVLSCDISADDKYIVTGSGDKKATVYEVIY, from the exons ACTGAGATTGCCAAACGTCTCAATGCAATTCTGGCTCAGATCATGCCATTCTTGTCACAAGAG caccagcagcaggtgGCTCAGGCTGTTGAGCGAGCCAAGCAGGTGACCATGACCGAGCTGAATGCGATCATCGGG cagcagccgccTCATAGTGTCTACCCAGCATTCATG cagcagcagctccaggctCAGCACCTTTCTCACGCGGCCCATGGCCCCCCGGTCCAGCTGCCCCCCCACCCTTCAGGCCTGCAGCCCCCCGGACTCCCCCCTGTGACGGGCGCCGGCTCCGGCCTGCTGGCTCTAGGCGCTCTGGGCAGCCAGGCCCACCTGCCCGTAAAGGATGAGAAGAACCACCACGACCTGGAGCACAGA GGCCCCTCATCTTTTCACTCGCCCCTGGCCAATCCTCTGAAAGAGCGCGAGTCGAGCACG AATAACTCTGTATCACCGTCAGACAGCCTGCGGGCAGCGAGCGAGAAGCACCGCGGCTCTTCAGATTACAGCCTGGACTCCAAGAAACGCAAAGTGGATGACAAGGACAGCATGAGCCGATAT GACAGTGACGGAGACAAAAGTGACGATTTGGTGGTGGATGTTTCCAACGAG GATCCGGCCACCCCGCGAGCCAGCCCTGCTCACTCTCCTCCGGAGAACGGCCTGGATAAATCACGAGTCCTGAAGAAGGATGCTGCCCCCAACAGCCCCGCCTCCGTCGCCTCCTCGGGCAGCACGCCGTCCTCCAAAGCAAAGGACCACGCCCAT aaTGACAAGTCGTCCACACCGAGCCTGAAGTCCAACACACCCACACCGAGGAATGAGGCGCCAACGCCAGGAACCAGCACCACTCCAGGACTACGGCCTCTAACGATGGGCAAACCCCCCGGCATGGAGGCACTAG CGGCCCCCGCCCTGCGTACCCCTCTGTCCATCGCGGGTTCCTACGCCTCCCCGTTTGCGATGATGGGTCATCATGAGATGAACGGATCCCTGACCAGCCCGGGGGTCTATCCCGGTCTCATCTCCCCACAGATgagcgctgctgctgctgctgcctatGGACGCTCACCTATT GCGGGGTTTGACCCTCATTCTCACATGAGACCAGGCCTGCCAGCCGGCCTCGCATCCATCTCCGGAGGAAAACC GGCTTATTCTTTTCACGTTAGTGCAGATGGTCAGATGCAGCCCGTGCCCTTCCCTCCAGACGCACTGATAGGCCCGGGCATCCCACGCCACGCTCGCCAGATCAATACACTGAGCCACGGGGAGGTGGTGTGTGCCGTCACCATCAGCAACCCAACGCGTCACGTCTACACTGGCGGCAAGGGCTGTGTCAAGATCTGGGACATCAGCCAACCTGGAAGCAAGAGCCCAGTGTCCCAACTCGACTGCCTG AACAGGGACAATTACATCCGCTCCTGCAAGCTGTTGCCTGACGGCCGCACCTTGATAGTGGGGGGTGAGGCCAGCACGCTGACCATCTGGGACCTCGCCTCACCGACGCCCCGCATAAAGGCCGAGCTCACTTCCTCTGCCCCGGCCTGCTACGCACTGGCCATAAGCCCTGACGCCAAGGTGTGCTTCTCCTGCTGCTCGGATGGAAACATCGCCGTGTGGGATCTCCATAACCAGACCCTTGTCAG GCAGTTCCAGGGCCATACCGATGGAGCCAGCTGTATCGACATCTCCCACGACGGGACCAAACTGTGGACCGGAGGGCTCGACAACACTGTGCGCTCCTGGGATCTGAGGGAGGGACGGCAGCTCCAGCAGCACGACTTTACCTCACAG ATCTTCTCGCTGGGCTACTGTCCCACTGGAGAGTGGCTGGCTGTGGGCATGGAGAGCAGCAACGTGGAGGTGCTGCACCACACCAAGCCTGACAAGTACCAGCTGCACCTGCACGAAAGCTGTGTCCTCTCACTGAAGTTCGCTTACTGTG GTAAATGGTTTGTGAGCACGGGGAAGGACAATCTGCTGAACGCATGGAGGACTCCTTATGGTGCCAGCATATTCCAG TCGAAGGAGTCGTCCTCCGTCTTGAGCTGCGACATCTCTGCAGACGACAAATACATTGTGACAGGATCCGGGGACAAGAAGGCCACCGTCTACGAGGTCATCTACTAG
- the tle3b gene encoding transducin-like enhancer protein 3-B isoform X10, whose translation MYPQGRHPAPHQPGQPGFKFTVAESCDRIKDEFQFLQAQYHSLKVEYDKLANEKTEMQRHYVMYYEMSYGLNIEMHKQTEIAKRLNAILAQIMPFLSQEHQQQVAQAVERAKQVTMTELNAIIGVRGLPNLPLTQQQLQAQHLSHAAHGPPVQLPPHPSGLQPPGLPPVTGAGSGLLALGALGSQAHLPVKDEKNHHDLEHRERESSTNNSVSPSDSLRAASEKHRGSSDYSLDSKKRKVDDKDSMSRYDSDGDKSDDLVVDVSNEDPATPRASPAHSPPENGLDKSRVLKKDAAPNSPASVASSGSTPSSKAKDHAHNDKSSTPSLKSNTPTPRNEAPTPGTSTTPGLRPLTMGKPPGMEALAAPALRTPLSIAGSYASPFAMMGHHEMNGSLTSPGVYPGLISPQMSAAAAAAYGRSPIAGFDPHSHMRPGLPAGLASISGGKPAYSFHVSADGQMQPVPFPPDALIGPGIPRHARQINTLSHGEVVCAVTISNPTRHVYTGGKGCVKIWDISQPGSKSPVSQLDCLNRDNYIRSCKLLPDGRTLIVGGEASTLTIWDLASPTPRIKAELTSSAPACYALAISPDAKVCFSCCSDGNIAVWDLHNQTLVRQFQGHTDGASCIDISHDGTKLWTGGLDNTVRSWDLREGRQLQQHDFTSQIFSLGYCPTGEWLAVGMESSNVEVLHHTKPDKYQLHLHESCVLSLKFAYCGKWFVSTGKDNLLNAWRTPYGASIFQSKESSSVLSCDISADDKYIVTGSGDKKATVYEVIY comes from the exons ACTGAGATTGCCAAACGTCTCAATGCAATTCTGGCTCAGATCATGCCATTCTTGTCACAAGAG caccagcagcaggtgGCTCAGGCTGTTGAGCGAGCCAAGCAGGTGACCATGACCGAGCTGAATGCGATCATCGGGGTACGTGGACTTCCCAATCTGCCTCTGACT cagcagcagctccaggctCAGCACCTTTCTCACGCGGCCCATGGCCCCCCGGTCCAGCTGCCCCCCCACCCTTCAGGCCTGCAGCCCCCCGGACTCCCCCCTGTGACGGGCGCCGGCTCCGGCCTGCTGGCTCTAGGCGCTCTGGGCAGCCAGGCCCACCTGCCCGTAAAGGATGAGAAGAACCACCACGACCTGGAGCACAGAG AGCGCGAGTCGAGCACG AATAACTCTGTATCACCGTCAGACAGCCTGCGGGCAGCGAGCGAGAAGCACCGCGGCTCTTCAGATTACAGCCTGGACTCCAAGAAACGCAAAGTGGATGACAAGGACAGCATGAGCCGATAT GACAGTGACGGAGACAAAAGTGACGATTTGGTGGTGGATGTTTCCAACGAG GATCCGGCCACCCCGCGAGCCAGCCCTGCTCACTCTCCTCCGGAGAACGGCCTGGATAAATCACGAGTCCTGAAGAAGGATGCTGCCCCCAACAGCCCCGCCTCCGTCGCCTCCTCGGGCAGCACGCCGTCCTCCAAAGCAAAGGACCACGCCCAT aaTGACAAGTCGTCCACACCGAGCCTGAAGTCCAACACACCCACACCGAGGAATGAGGCGCCAACGCCAGGAACCAGCACCACTCCAGGACTACGGCCTCTAACGATGGGCAAACCCCCCGGCATGGAGGCACTAG CGGCCCCCGCCCTGCGTACCCCTCTGTCCATCGCGGGTTCCTACGCCTCCCCGTTTGCGATGATGGGTCATCATGAGATGAACGGATCCCTGACCAGCCCGGGGGTCTATCCCGGTCTCATCTCCCCACAGATgagcgctgctgctgctgctgcctatGGACGCTCACCTATT GCGGGGTTTGACCCTCATTCTCACATGAGACCAGGCCTGCCAGCCGGCCTCGCATCCATCTCCGGAGGAAAACC GGCTTATTCTTTTCACGTTAGTGCAGATGGTCAGATGCAGCCCGTGCCCTTCCCTCCAGACGCACTGATAGGCCCGGGCATCCCACGCCACGCTCGCCAGATCAATACACTGAGCCACGGGGAGGTGGTGTGTGCCGTCACCATCAGCAACCCAACGCGTCACGTCTACACTGGCGGCAAGGGCTGTGTCAAGATCTGGGACATCAGCCAACCTGGAAGCAAGAGCCCAGTGTCCCAACTCGACTGCCTG AACAGGGACAATTACATCCGCTCCTGCAAGCTGTTGCCTGACGGCCGCACCTTGATAGTGGGGGGTGAGGCCAGCACGCTGACCATCTGGGACCTCGCCTCACCGACGCCCCGCATAAAGGCCGAGCTCACTTCCTCTGCCCCGGCCTGCTACGCACTGGCCATAAGCCCTGACGCCAAGGTGTGCTTCTCCTGCTGCTCGGATGGAAACATCGCCGTGTGGGATCTCCATAACCAGACCCTTGTCAG GCAGTTCCAGGGCCATACCGATGGAGCCAGCTGTATCGACATCTCCCACGACGGGACCAAACTGTGGACCGGAGGGCTCGACAACACTGTGCGCTCCTGGGATCTGAGGGAGGGACGGCAGCTCCAGCAGCACGACTTTACCTCACAG ATCTTCTCGCTGGGCTACTGTCCCACTGGAGAGTGGCTGGCTGTGGGCATGGAGAGCAGCAACGTGGAGGTGCTGCACCACACCAAGCCTGACAAGTACCAGCTGCACCTGCACGAAAGCTGTGTCCTCTCACTGAAGTTCGCTTACTGTG GTAAATGGTTTGTGAGCACGGGGAAGGACAATCTGCTGAACGCATGGAGGACTCCTTATGGTGCCAGCATATTCCAG TCGAAGGAGTCGTCCTCCGTCTTGAGCTGCGACATCTCTGCAGACGACAAATACATTGTGACAGGATCCGGGGACAAGAAGGCCACCGTCTACGAGGTCATCTACTAG